In Bradyrhizobium sp. CCBAU 051011, the following are encoded in one genomic region:
- a CDS encoding acyclic terpene utilization AtuA family protein, with product MRTIRIGSGAGYSGDRIEPAIELAEKGDIQYLVFECLGERTVALAQQARMKNPDSGYDPLLEERMRAVLPLCTTKGIKIVTNMGAANPEAAARKTAEIARSLGLPSLKVAAIVGDDVLDACKAGDLKIMEFDGTIKQLGNRLLSANAYLGAEPMAQALAAGADIVITGRASDPALFLAPMIHAFGWAMDDWNLLGQGTVAGHLLECAGQITGGYFADPGYKDVADLARLGFPIGEVGEDGSLVVTKVAGSGGAVTAQTCKEQLLYEVHDPTRYFQPDVVADFSQVRVEEIGRDRVRVSGGRGAKRTDTLKVSVGYVDSYIGEGQISYAGPGALARGRLALEIVRERLKLTKVATSELRFELIGVDSLHGPEVSARAGEPYEVRVRVSGRTENLREAVRIGNEVETLYTNGPAAGGGAWKSARDVVAVASVLLPRDLAKTQVRFVGA from the coding sequence GTGCGAACGATACGAATAGGATCCGGTGCCGGCTATTCGGGCGATCGCATCGAGCCGGCGATCGAACTCGCCGAGAAGGGCGATATCCAGTACCTCGTGTTCGAATGCCTCGGGGAGCGCACGGTGGCGCTGGCGCAGCAGGCGCGCATGAAGAATCCCGACAGCGGCTATGATCCGTTGCTTGAAGAGCGGATGCGCGCGGTGCTGCCGCTCTGCACCACAAAGGGCATCAAGATCGTGACCAACATGGGCGCGGCCAATCCGGAAGCCGCCGCGCGAAAGACCGCCGAGATCGCCAGGTCGCTGGGACTGCCATCTCTGAAAGTCGCCGCCATCGTCGGCGACGACGTGCTCGACGCCTGCAAGGCTGGCGATCTCAAGATCATGGAATTCGACGGCACGATCAAGCAGCTCGGCAACCGGCTGTTGTCGGCGAATGCCTATCTCGGCGCCGAGCCGATGGCGCAGGCGCTCGCTGCGGGCGCCGATATCGTCATCACCGGCAGGGCTTCCGATCCGGCGCTGTTCCTGGCGCCGATGATCCACGCCTTCGGCTGGGCGATGGACGACTGGAATCTGCTCGGGCAGGGGACGGTTGCCGGACATTTGCTGGAGTGCGCCGGACAGATCACCGGCGGCTATTTTGCCGATCCCGGCTACAAGGATGTGGCTGATCTTGCGCGGCTCGGCTTTCCGATCGGAGAGGTCGGCGAGGATGGCAGCCTTGTCGTCACCAAGGTCGCGGGATCGGGCGGCGCCGTGACGGCGCAGACCTGCAAGGAACAGTTGCTGTACGAGGTGCATGACCCCACCAGATACTTCCAGCCGGATGTGGTCGCAGATTTCTCGCAGGTAAGGGTTGAGGAAATCGGACGCGATCGTGTTCGTGTCAGCGGCGGGCGCGGCGCGAAGCGCACGGACACGCTGAAAGTCTCGGTCGGCTATGTCGACAGCTACATCGGCGAGGGACAGATCTCCTATGCCGGCCCCGGCGCACTGGCGAGGGGAAGGCTGGCGCTCGAGATCGTCCGCGAGCGGCTGAAGCTCACCAAAGTCGCCACTAGCGAACTGCGGTTCGAACTGATCGGCGTCGATTCCCTGCATGGGCCGGAAGTTTCCGCGCGCGCCGGCGAACCGTACGAGGTGCGTGTGCGCGTTTCCGGGCGCACCGAAAACCTGCGCGAGGCGGTCAGGATCGGCAACGAGGTCGAAACGCTCTATACCAACGGCCCGGCCGCTGGTGGCGGCGCGTGGAAATCGGCGCGTGACGTCGTGGCGGTCGCGTCCGTGCTGCTGCCGCGCGATTTGGCAAAGACGCAAGTCCGATTTGTGGGAGCATAA
- a CDS encoding thiolase: MRRNQVAVVGAAETTELGVIPNVSQIQLHADAALNAIADAGLKLSDIDGIATAVETPQQIAHYLGITPTWVDGTSVGGCSFMLHVRHAAAAIEAGLCKTVLITHAESGKSMIGKLPRSIPADSLQGQFEAPFGVYGPPSMFPIPVLRYMKTYGITHEQIAMVAVAQREWAAKNPRAMMKDPITVADVLNSRMIAYPFRLLQCCLVTDGGGALILTSADRAKDFPKKPVYILGTGESVETPMVSQMETFNSSRAFKVAGPTAFKEAGITHKDVDHLMIYDAFAHLPLYGLGDLGFMPHEETGQFIADGNTRPGGKLPLNTNGGGLSYMHSGMYGMYALQESVRQMRGIAPAQVKDAKISVCHGVGGMFAASGTIIFTNET, encoded by the coding sequence ATGCGTAGAAACCAGGTCGCCGTCGTCGGCGCAGCCGAAACCACCGAACTCGGCGTCATCCCCAACGTGTCGCAGATCCAGCTCCATGCGGATGCGGCGCTGAATGCCATTGCGGATGCCGGGCTGAAACTGTCCGACATCGACGGCATCGCTACCGCCGTGGAAACCCCGCAGCAGATCGCGCACTATCTCGGCATCACGCCGACCTGGGTCGATGGTACCTCGGTCGGGGGCTGCTCGTTCATGCTGCATGTCCGCCATGCGGCGGCTGCGATCGAGGCCGGGCTCTGCAAGACCGTGCTGATCACGCACGCCGAGAGCGGCAAATCGATGATCGGCAAATTGCCGCGCTCGATCCCGGCCGACAGCCTGCAGGGCCAGTTCGAGGCGCCGTTCGGCGTCTACGGGCCACCCAGCATGTTCCCGATTCCCGTGCTGCGCTACATGAAGACCTACGGCATCACCCACGAGCAGATCGCCATGGTCGCCGTGGCACAGCGCGAATGGGCCGCGAAGAATCCGCGCGCGATGATGAAGGACCCGATCACGGTCGCCGACGTGCTGAACTCGCGGATGATTGCCTACCCGTTCCGCCTGCTGCAGTGCTGCCTCGTCACCGACGGCGGCGGCGCGCTGATCCTCACCTCCGCCGATCGCGCGAAGGACTTTCCGAAAAAACCGGTCTATATCCTAGGCACCGGCGAGAGTGTGGAAACGCCGATGGTCAGCCAGATGGAGACGTTCAATTCCTCGCGCGCCTTTAAAGTGGCGGGCCCCACCGCGTTCAAGGAGGCCGGCATCACCCACAAGGACGTCGATCATTTGATGATCTACGACGCCTTTGCGCATCTGCCGCTTTACGGCCTCGGCGATCTCGGCTTTATGCCGCACGAAGAGACCGGCCAATTCATCGCCGACGGCAACACCCGCCCCGGCGGCAAGCTGCCGCTCAACACCAATGGCGGCGGCTTGAGCTATATGCACTCCGGCATGTACGGCATGTACGCGCTGCAGGAAAGCGTGCGGCAAATGCGCGGCATCGCGCCTGCGCAGGTCAAGGACGCGAAGATTTCGGTTTGCCACGGTGTGGGCGGCATGTTCGCGGCGAGTGGCACGATCATCTTTACGAACGAGACGTAA
- a CDS encoding acyl-CoA synthetase encodes MSTSPFLGIISGPRRRGHDEIAERSERIASGLQQLGVRQGDSVAMLMRNDIAFIEAAYAAMRLGAYGVPVNWHFKPEEINYVLKDSGTAVLIAHADMLHQLREAIPDGVSTLSVPTPPEIIANYKIDPDHLATPDFAIDFESWLKQHPRYDGPAVPQPQNMIYTSGTTGHPKGVRRFAPTPEQTANAERMRSLIYGLKPGARALLPGPLYHSAPNSFGLRAGRLGGALVIMPRFDAEEFLRVIETEKIDTIFMVPTMFIRLMKLPDEVRKKYDMSSLRHIIHAAAPCPADVKRAMIEWWGPVIYEFYGSTESGAVTFATSEDALKKPGTVGRISPGAELRFIGDDGRELPQGEIGEIYSRISGNPDFTYHNKPEKRAEIDREGFITSGDVGYIDADGYVFICDRKRDMVISGGVNIYPAEIEAALHAIPGVHDCAVFGIPDTEFGEALMAVVEPQPGVTLDPASIRGQLKVSLADYKVPKHIEIQSNLPREDSGKIFKRRLRDPYWERAGRRI; translated from the coding sequence ATGTCTACCTCCCCATTCCTCGGCATCATCAGCGGCCCGCGCCGCCGCGGCCACGACGAGATCGCCGAGCGCAGCGAGCGCATCGCCAGCGGATTGCAACAGCTCGGCGTCAGGCAGGGCGACAGCGTCGCCATGCTGATGCGCAACGACATCGCCTTCATCGAGGCGGCCTATGCCGCGATGCGGCTGGGTGCCTATGGCGTTCCCGTCAACTGGCACTTCAAGCCGGAAGAGATCAACTATGTGCTGAAGGATTCCGGCACCGCGGTGCTGATCGCGCATGCCGACATGCTGCATCAGTTGCGCGAGGCTATACCGGACGGCGTTTCCACGCTCAGCGTGCCGACGCCGCCGGAGATCATTGCCAATTACAAGATCGATCCGGACCACCTCGCCACGCCCGATTTCGCCATCGATTTCGAATCCTGGCTGAAGCAGCACCCGCGCTATGATGGGCCGGCGGTGCCGCAGCCGCAGAACATGATCTACACCTCGGGCACCACGGGCCATCCCAAGGGTGTTCGTCGTTTCGCGCCGACGCCGGAGCAGACCGCCAACGCCGAGCGCATGCGCAGCCTGATCTATGGCCTGAAGCCAGGCGCCCGCGCGCTGCTGCCGGGCCCGCTCTATCATTCCGCGCCGAACTCCTTCGGCCTGCGCGCCGGCCGGCTCGGCGGCGCGCTGGTGATCATGCCGCGCTTCGACGCGGAAGAATTCCTGCGTGTGATCGAAACCGAGAAGATCGACACCATCTTCATGGTGCCGACCATGTTCATCCGGCTCATGAAGCTGCCGGACGAGGTGCGCAAGAAGTACGACATGTCGTCGCTGCGCCACATCATCCATGCGGCCGCGCCCTGTCCGGCCGACGTCAAGCGCGCGATGATCGAGTGGTGGGGCCCGGTCATCTATGAATTCTACGGCTCGACCGAGTCGGGCGCCGTCACCTTTGCCACCTCAGAAGACGCGCTGAAAAAGCCCGGCACCGTCGGCAGGATTTCGCCTGGCGCGGAGCTGCGCTTCATCGGCGACGACGGCAGGGAATTGCCGCAGGGCGAGATCGGCGAAATCTATTCGCGCATATCAGGCAATCCTGATTTCACCTACCACAACAAGCCGGAAAAACGCGCCGAGATCGATCGCGAAGGGTTCATCACCTCGGGCGACGTCGGCTATATCGACGCCGACGGCTACGTCTTCATCTGCGACCGCAAGCGCGACATGGTGATCTCGGGCGGCGTCAACATCTATCCGGCCGAGATCGAGGCGGCGCTGCATGCGATTCCCGGCGTGCATGACTGTGCAGTGTTCGGCATTCCCGACACGGAATTTGGCGAGGCGCTGATGGCCGTGGTGGAGCCGCAACCGGGCGTGACGCTCGACCCCGCGTCGATCCGCGGCCAGCTCAAGGTCTCGCTGGCCGACTACAAGGTGCCGAAGCACATCGAGATCCAGTCCAACCTGCCGCGCGAGGATTCCGGCAAGATCTTCAAGCGCCGCCTGCGCGATCCCTATTGGGAGCGGGCGGGGCGGAGGATTTAG
- a CDS encoding Zn-ribbon domain-containing OB-fold protein has product MAEPARAKPKPTPETQHFWDGTQAGELRLQRCDACANVYFPPRPFCPSCASRKVSVFKASGKGKLYSYVINHRPAAPGFTPPYAIAVVELDEGPRMMSNVIDCPQTPEALELDMKLEVVFEKLDDKITLPLFRPAKG; this is encoded by the coding sequence ATGGCGGAGCCTGCGCGCGCTAAACCAAAACCCACGCCTGAAACGCAACATTTCTGGGATGGAACGCAGGCCGGTGAGTTGCGCCTGCAGCGTTGCGATGCCTGCGCCAATGTCTATTTTCCGCCGCGTCCGTTCTGCCCGTCCTGCGCCTCGCGGAAAGTCAGCGTGTTCAAGGCGAGCGGCAAGGGCAAGCTCTATAGTTACGTCATCAACCACCGTCCGGCCGCGCCCGGCTTCACGCCGCCTTACGCCATCGCCGTCGTCGAACTCGACGAAGGCCCGCGCATGATGAGCAACGTCATCGACTGCCCGCAGACGCCGGAGGCGCTGGAGCTCGACATGAAGCTCGAAGTCGTGTTCGAAAAACTCGACGACAAGATCACCCTTCCCCTGTTCCGTCCGGCGAAGGGCTAA
- a CDS encoding crotonase/enoyl-CoA hydratase family protein codes for MEQRVSISISDGIADVRLVRADKMNALDAAMFEALVAATERLAHEKGVRAVVLSGEGRAFCAGLDMGRFQAMKENGGNGIAGGEKRDLTARTHGVANFPQQAVWGWRQLPVPVIAAIQGVAFGGGFQLALGADMRFLTPDARMSIMEIKWGLVPDMAGTPILASLVRDDILRELTYTGRIFSAQEAMSYGLATRICDDPRAAAFEVAREIAGRSPDAIRAAKRMLNKLSVDPAPALLAESVEQQKLLGSPNQTEAVRANMEKRAPRFAEAG; via the coding sequence ATGGAGCAACGCGTCTCGATCTCGATTTCGGACGGCATCGCCGACGTCCGGCTGGTGCGGGCCGACAAGATGAATGCGCTCGATGCCGCGATGTTCGAGGCGCTAGTGGCTGCGACCGAGCGGCTGGCCCATGAAAAAGGCGTCCGGGCGGTAGTATTGTCGGGGGAGGGGCGGGCATTCTGCGCCGGTCTCGATATGGGGCGCTTCCAGGCCATGAAGGAAAACGGCGGTAACGGGATCGCCGGTGGCGAGAAGCGCGACCTGACTGCACGTACCCATGGTGTCGCGAACTTTCCGCAGCAGGCAGTCTGGGGCTGGCGCCAGCTTCCGGTGCCTGTCATCGCCGCTATCCAGGGCGTTGCGTTCGGCGGCGGATTCCAGCTCGCGCTCGGCGCCGACATGCGCTTCCTCACGCCTGATGCGCGGATGTCGATCATGGAAATCAAATGGGGCCTGGTGCCCGACATGGCCGGCACGCCGATCCTCGCAAGCCTCGTCCGCGACGATATTTTGCGCGAGCTCACCTATACCGGGCGCATCTTCTCGGCGCAGGAAGCCATGAGCTACGGTCTCGCAACGCGGATCTGTGACGATCCGCGCGCGGCGGCCTTCGAAGTCGCGCGCGAAATCGCTGGCAGGAGTCCCGACGCGATCCGCGCCGCCAAGCGCATGCTGAACAAGCTCTCCGTCGATCCGGCCCCGGCGCTGTTGGCCGAATCCGTCGAGCAGCAGAAGCTGCTCGGCAGTCCCAACCAGACCGAGGCGGTTCGCGCCAATATGGAAAAGCGCGCGCCGCGGTTTGCGGAGGCGGGATAG
- a CDS encoding SMP-30/gluconolactonase/LRE family protein encodes MKKPKVSFGPSGFPAFAGTMAVERVATGFRWAEGPVYFPAGRYVLFSDIPNNRIMRFSEDDGHLSVYRQPSMNSNGNTIDREGRLITCEHSGRRVTRTELDGSITIIADKYNGKKLNSPNDAVVAADGSIWFCDPAYGIGGYYEGIKAEPEQDKKNVYRVDPKSGDIKMVVDDFVQPNGLCFSPDEKKLYICDTGFTDGPDNPSHIRVFDVDLAAGKLSNSKVFADMPKPSITDGLRCDTAGRLWCSVGWGDPNEDGVRCYTADGDLLGKIHIPETVANLCFGGQQRNRLYICGSSSLYAVYTSAQGAMKP; translated from the coding sequence ATGAAGAAGCCGAAGGTCTCGTTCGGGCCATCAGGCTTTCCGGCCTTCGCCGGCACCATGGCGGTTGAGCGCGTCGCGACCGGGTTCCGCTGGGCCGAAGGTCCGGTCTACTTTCCGGCTGGGCGCTACGTGCTGTTCTCCGACATTCCCAACAACCGCATCATGCGCTTCTCGGAAGATGATGGCCATCTCAGCGTCTATCGCCAGCCCTCGATGAACTCGAACGGCAACACCATCGATCGCGAGGGACGGCTGATCACCTGCGAGCATTCCGGCCGACGGGTCACGCGGACCGAACTCGACGGCTCGATCACGATCATCGCCGACAAGTACAATGGCAAGAAACTGAACTCGCCGAACGACGCGGTCGTCGCGGCCGACGGCTCGATCTGGTTCTGCGACCCAGCCTACGGAATCGGCGGCTATTACGAGGGCATCAAGGCCGAGCCCGAGCAGGACAAGAAAAACGTCTACCGGGTGGATCCGAAATCCGGCGACATCAAGATGGTGGTCGATGACTTCGTGCAGCCGAACGGCCTTTGCTTCTCGCCTGACGAGAAGAAGCTCTATATCTGCGATACCGGCTTCACCGACGGGCCGGATAACCCGTCGCATATCCGCGTGTTCGACGTGGATCTCGCGGCCGGCAAGCTTTCGAACAGCAAGGTCTTTGCGGACATGCCCAAGCCCAGTATTACCGACGGACTGCGCTGCGACACCGCCGGGCGCCTTTGGTGCTCCGTGGGTTGGGGCGATCCGAATGAGGACGGCGTGCGCTGCTACACGGCGGACGGCGACCTGCTCGGCAAGATCCACATACCGGAAACTGTCGCCAACCTATGCTTCGGCGGCCAGCAGCGGAACAGGCTCTACATCTGCGGCTCGTCATCGCTCTATGCGGTCTACACCAGTGCGCAGGGTGCGATGAAGCCGTGA
- the ppc gene encoding phosphoenolpyruvate carboxylase, producing the protein MSSQTMPSEIEIRLNRSDETLAMEEDARLRTDIRLLGRILGDTVRDQEGADVFDLVERIRQTSIRFHRDEDRLARRELETILDSMSTADTVRIVRAFSYFSHLANIAEDQNNIRQMRGRGPGGPRPSLLTQTLAHAKTAGFSAVDLRRFFRDAQVSPVLTAHPTEVRRKSTIDREMEIAGLLDRRERVQLTSEEAEACDEQLRRAVLTLWQTNLLRRTKLTVLDEVSNGLSFYDYTFLHEVPRLHCALEDRLNREEGGTPGDLASFLTMGSWIGGDRDGNPFVTADVMRGTLRLQSSRVMSFYLEELHVLGSELSLAAHLADVSEELRALAGRSPDSSPHRSGEPYRLAVSGIYARLTATALKLEIETTRRPVGEGAPYESVREFKADLDVLDRSLIANNSGVIARGRLRLLRRAVDCFGFHLARLDIRQNSAVHERTVAELFDAAISGMSYLDLNEEARVSLLLSELRSARPLSSAFVRYSDETLSELAVFRAAAEAHAHFGPDVIHQCIISMCKGMSDMLEVAVLLKEVGLINPSGRSAINIVPLFETIEDLQASSGIMDRMLSLHDYRRLVDSRGAIQEVMLGYSDSNKDGGFVTSGWELYKAEIGLVDVFERHGVRLRLFHGRGGSVGRGGGPSYDAIIAQPGGAVNGQIRITEQGEIISSKYSNPEVGRSNLEILAAATLEASLLHPRQSAPREEYLTAMEELSALAFKAYRGLVYETEGFADYFWGSTVITEISTLNIGSRPASRKKTREIEDLRAIPWVFSWAQCRLMLPGWYGFGSAVETWIAEHPEQGMPFLQELYREWPFFRTLLSNMDMVLAKSSIAIASRYAELVPDVALRESIFGRIRREWHSSIETLLDIMGHERLLQGNPLLDRSIRNRFPYLDPLNHVQVELLKEHRAQNPDEQVLRGIQLTINGISAGLRNSG; encoded by the coding sequence ATGTCTTCCCAGACCATGCCTTCCGAGATCGAGATCCGGCTTAACCGCAGCGATGAAACGCTGGCGATGGAGGAAGATGCGCGGCTGCGCACCGATATCCGCCTGCTCGGGCGGATTCTCGGCGATACCGTTCGTGATCAGGAGGGCGCCGACGTGTTCGACCTGGTCGAGCGCATCCGGCAGACCTCGATCCGGTTCCACCGCGACGAGGACAGGCTGGCGCGGCGGGAACTCGAGACCATCCTCGACAGCATGTCGACCGCCGACACCGTGCGGATCGTCCGCGCCTTCAGCTATTTCTCGCATCTCGCCAACATCGCCGAGGACCAGAACAACATCCGCCAGATGCGCGGTCGAGGCCCCGGCGGCCCGCGGCCGAGCCTGCTGACGCAGACGTTGGCCCACGCAAAAACGGCTGGCTTCAGCGCCGTCGACCTGCGCCGCTTCTTCAGGGATGCCCAGGTCAGCCCGGTGCTGACCGCGCACCCGACCGAAGTCCGCCGCAAGAGCACGATCGACCGCGAGATGGAGATCGCCGGATTACTCGACCGGCGCGAACGCGTCCAGCTCACATCGGAGGAAGCTGAAGCCTGCGATGAGCAGTTGCGCCGTGCCGTGCTGACGCTATGGCAGACCAACTTGTTGCGGCGGACCAAGCTGACCGTGCTCGACGAAGTCTCAAACGGTCTCTCCTTCTACGACTACACCTTCCTGCACGAGGTGCCGCGGCTGCATTGCGCGCTGGAGGATCGGCTCAACCGGGAAGAGGGCGGCACGCCGGGCGACCTGGCGTCGTTCCTGACCATGGGAAGCTGGATCGGCGGCGATCGTGACGGCAACCCGTTCGTCACCGCCGATGTCATGCGCGGCACGCTGCGGCTGCAGTCGAGCCGGGTGATGAGCTTCTATCTGGAGGAGTTGCACGTCCTCGGCTCGGAACTGTCACTGGCGGCGCATCTTGCCGATGTCTCCGAAGAATTGCGCGCCCTCGCCGGGCGCTCACCCGATTCCTCGCCGCACCGAAGCGGCGAGCCATACCGCCTCGCCGTATCAGGCATCTATGCGCGACTGACCGCGACGGCGCTGAAGCTTGAGATCGAGACGACAAGACGGCCGGTCGGCGAGGGCGCACCGTATGAGAGCGTGCGGGAATTCAAGGCCGATCTCGATGTACTCGATCGTTCGCTGATCGCGAATAATTCTGGCGTGATCGCGCGCGGTCGTTTGCGCCTGCTGCGCCGGGCGGTGGATTGTTTTGGCTTTCACCTCGCGCGGCTCGACATCAGGCAGAATTCCGCGGTGCATGAGCGCACGGTAGCGGAACTGTTCGATGCGGCGATATCAGGCATGTCCTATCTGGACCTGAACGAGGAAGCCCGCGTCAGCCTGCTGTTGAGCGAGCTGCGCAGCGCAAGGCCGCTCAGCTCGGCCTTCGTCAGGTATAGCGACGAAACGCTCAGCGAACTCGCGGTGTTCCGTGCCGCCGCAGAGGCCCATGCCCATTTCGGCCCCGACGTGATCCACCAATGCATCATCTCGATGTGCAAAGGCATGTCCGACATGCTGGAAGTGGCGGTGCTGTTGAAGGAGGTCGGGCTTATCAATCCGTCGGGCCGCAGCGCCATCAACATCGTGCCGCTGTTCGAGACCATCGAGGACCTGCAGGCCTCATCCGGCATCATGGATCGGATGCTGTCCCTGCACGATTATCGCAGGCTGGTGGACAGCCGCGGCGCCATTCAGGAAGTGATGCTCGGCTATTCCGACAGCAACAAGGATGGCGGCTTCGTTACCTCGGGCTGGGAGCTCTACAAGGCCGAGATTGGCCTCGTCGACGTGTTCGAACGCCACGGCGTGCGGCTGCGGCTGTTCCACGGCCGCGGCGGCTCGGTCGGCCGCGGCGGCGGGCCGAGCTATGACGCCATCATCGCGCAGCCCGGCGGCGCCGTGAACGGACAGATCCGCATCACCGAACAGGGCGAGATTATCTCCAGCAAATATTCCAACCCCGAGGTCGGCCGCAGCAATCTGGAAATCCTCGCTGCCGCGACGCTGGAAGCGAGCCTGCTGCACCCCCGGCAGAGCGCGCCGCGCGAGGAATATCTGACGGCGATGGAGGAGCTGTCGGCGCTGGCCTTCAAGGCCTATCGCGGGCTGGTCTATGAGACCGAAGGTTTTGCCGATTATTTCTGGGGCTCCACGGTCATCACCGAAATCTCGACGCTGAACATCGGCAGCCGCCCGGCATCACGCAAGAAGACCCGCGAGATCGAGGACCTCCGCGCCATTCCCTGGGTGTTCAGCTGGGCGCAATGCCGGCTGATGCTGCCGGGCTGGTACGGTTTCGGCTCGGCGGTCGAAACCTGGATCGCGGAGCATCCGGAGCAGGGCATGCCGTTCCTGCAGGAACTCTACCGCGAATGGCCGTTCTTCCGCACGCTGCTGTCGAACATGGACATGGTGCTGGCCAAGAGCTCGATCGCAATCGCCTCGCGTTATGCGGAGCTGGTGCCTGACGTGGCCCTGCGCGAGAGCATTTTTGGGCGCATCCGGCGGGAGTGGCATTCCTCGATCGAGACGCTGCTCGACATCATGGGGCACGAACGCCTGCTGCAGGGCAACCCGCTGCTGGACCGGTCGATCCGCAACCGCTTCCCCTATCTCGATCCGCTCAACCATGTGCAGGTGGAATTGTTGAAGGAGCACCGCGCGCAGAACCCGGATGAGCAGGTGCTGCGCGGGATTCAGCTCACCATCAACGGGATATCGGCGGGCTTGCGGAATAGCGGGTGA
- a CDS encoding SDR family oxidoreductase — protein MAKSLQDKVIIVTGAGRGIGREIALLCAAEGAKVVVNDPGGAADGAGSNAAPAEEVVEEIKKRGGTAVANFESVAEAIPASKIVKTATDHFGRLDGVVNNAGILRDMIFHKMSVEAFEAVIKVHLMGSFYVSHAAARLYREQESGSFVHFTSTSGLIGNFGQANYAAAKLGIVGLSKSIALDMGRFNVRSNCVSPFAWTRMIGTIPTETEAEKARVEKIKQMGPEKIAPLCAHLLSDAAKDVTGQIFGVRMNEIFLFSQNRPVRSVHRGEGWTPQTIAEHGMPALKGSFSNLDRSADIFTWDPI, from the coding sequence ATGGCAAAATCACTGCAAGACAAGGTTATCATCGTCACCGGCGCGGGCCGCGGCATCGGGCGCGAGATCGCGCTGCTCTGCGCCGCCGAAGGCGCCAAGGTCGTCGTCAACGATCCCGGCGGCGCCGCCGACGGCGCCGGTTCGAATGCTGCTCCCGCCGAGGAAGTGGTCGAGGAGATCAAGAAGCGCGGCGGCACGGCGGTCGCCAATTTCGAGTCGGTCGCGGAAGCGATCCCTGCCAGCAAGATCGTGAAGACCGCGACCGATCATTTCGGCCGGCTCGACGGCGTCGTCAACAATGCCGGCATCTTGCGCGACATGATCTTCCACAAGATGAGCGTGGAGGCCTTCGAGGCCGTCATCAAGGTCCACCTGATGGGCTCGTTCTACGTCAGCCACGCCGCGGCAAGGCTGTATCGCGAACAGGAGTCTGGCTCCTTCGTGCACTTCACCTCGACCTCGGGCCTGATCGGCAATTTCGGCCAGGCCAACTACGCCGCCGCCAAGCTCGGCATCGTCGGCCTGTCGAAGTCGATCGCGCTCGACATGGGCCGCTTCAACGTGCGCTCGAACTGCGTCTCGCCGTTTGCCTGGACCCGGATGATCGGCACCATCCCGACCGAGACCGAAGCCGAGAAGGCGCGCGTCGAGAAAATCAAGCAGATGGGGCCAGAGAAGATCGCGCCGCTGTGCGCCCATCTCCTCTCCGATGCCGCCAAGGACGTCACGGGGCAGATCTTCGGCGTGCGGATGAACGAGATCTTCCTGTTCAGCCAGAATCGTCCGGTGCGCTCGGTTCACCGCGGCGAAGGCTGGACGCCGCAGACCATTGCCGAACACGGCATGCCGGCACTGAAGGGATCGTTCTCCAACCTCGATCGCTCCGCGGACATCTTTACGTGGGATCCGATCTGA
- a CDS encoding SDR family oxidoreductase, translating to MFNDQLLAGRRILVTGGGTGLGKSMAARFLQLGAEVHICGRRKIVCDETATELMDLHGGRVVSHGVDIRNAMAVDEMIEQIWTSGPLTDLINNAAGNFISRSEELSPRGFDAVANIVMHGTFYVTHAVGRRWIAEKLRGNVVSITVTWVRNGSPYVVPSAMSKSAIHAMTMSLAVEWGKHGIRLNTIAPGEIPTEGMSKRIKPGDEAGARTRAQNPMGRVGTMEELQNLAVFLISGGCDWINGETIAMDGAQALAMGGNFYQLRDWSDDDWNKARDSIKAQNEKDRAARG from the coding sequence ATGTTCAATGATCAGCTTCTCGCCGGGCGACGCATTCTCGTGACTGGAGGCGGCACCGGCCTCGGCAAGTCCATGGCCGCACGGTTTCTGCAACTGGGAGCCGAGGTTCACATCTGCGGCCGCCGCAAGATCGTGTGCGACGAGACCGCGACCGAATTGATGGACCTGCATGGCGGGCGCGTGGTCAGCCACGGCGTCGACATCCGCAATGCGATGGCCGTCGACGAGATGATCGAACAGATCTGGACCTCGGGGCCCCTCACCGATCTCATCAACAACGCCGCCGGCAATTTCATTTCGCGCTCGGAAGAGCTCTCGCCGCGCGGCTTCGATGCGGTCGCCAATATCGTGATGCACGGCACGTTCTATGTGACGCACGCTGTCGGACGGCGCTGGATCGCCGAAAAGCTGCGCGGCAACGTGGTATCGATCACGGTGACCTGGGTGCGCAACGGCTCTCCTTACGTGGTGCCGTCGGCGATGAGCAAATCGGCGATCCACGCCATGACGATGTCGCTTGCGGTCGAATGGGGCAAACACGGCATCCGTCTCAACACCATTGCGCCCGGCGAAATCCCGACCGAGGGCATGAGCAAGCGCATCAAGCCCGGCGACGAGGCCGGCGCGCGCACCAGGGCGCAGAACCCGATGGGGCGCGTCGGCACCATGGAGGAACTGCAGAACCTTGCCGTGTTCCTGATCTCCGGCGGCTGCGACTGGATCAACGGCGAGACCATCGCCATGGACGGCGCGCAGGCGCTCGCCATGGGCGGCAATTTCTACCAACTGCGCGACTGGAGCGACGACGACTGGAATAAGGCGCGCGACTCGATCAAGGCGCAGAACGAGAAGGACCGCGCGGCGCGGGGATGA